From the Quadrisphaera sp. RL12-1S genome, one window contains:
- a CDS encoding glycosyltransferase family 2 protein, whose protein sequence is MPRTPAADAAVPTPLSPTPGQRACDVAVVVASAGRPELLGRLVADLAHQTHRDFALVVCTPGPADLPAAGLPPAVVVVHARGAAAQRNAGIDAVPGASRVFFFDDDAVVRPDYLERALAYFDAHPEVVGITGRVLLDGSGASAGEVDREIADDALRLSAADRQQGAGRPVDQLYGCNFGYRADVDPALRFDERLPLYSWLEDLDFAGCLLRHGSLAKIDDAVVVHLGVKSGGRTAHQRLGYSQVMNPFYLLRKGTISWRRLGYEVGPRLVGNASRSVGHAERSWRRRRLLGNARALADLARGRFTPERILDLPPA, encoded by the coding sequence ATGCCCCGCACGCCCGCTGCGGACGCCGCCGTCCCGACCCCCCTCAGCCCGACCCCGGGCCAGCGGGCCTGCGACGTGGCCGTGGTGGTCGCCTCCGCGGGCCGCCCCGAGCTGCTCGGCCGCCTCGTCGCCGACCTCGCGCACCAGACCCACCGCGACTTCGCCCTGGTCGTCTGCACGCCCGGCCCCGCGGACCTGCCCGCCGCAGGGCTGCCGCCCGCCGTCGTCGTCGTCCACGCCCGCGGGGCGGCCGCCCAGCGCAACGCGGGCATCGACGCCGTCCCGGGCGCCTCCCGCGTCTTCTTCTTCGACGACGACGCCGTGGTGCGCCCCGACTACCTCGAGCGCGCCCTGGCGTACTTCGACGCCCACCCCGAGGTGGTGGGCATCACCGGGCGCGTGCTGCTGGACGGCTCCGGCGCCAGCGCCGGCGAGGTGGACCGCGAGATCGCCGACGACGCCCTGCGCCTGTCCGCCGCGGACCGCCAGCAGGGCGCCGGCCGGCCGGTCGACCAGCTGTACGGCTGCAACTTCGGCTACCGCGCCGACGTCGACCCGGCGCTCCGCTTCGACGAGCGGCTGCCCCTGTACTCCTGGCTGGAGGACCTCGACTTCGCCGGCTGCCTCCTGCGGCACGGGTCCCTCGCCAAGATCGACGACGCCGTGGTGGTGCACCTCGGCGTGAAGTCCGGCGGCCGCACCGCCCACCAGCGCCTCGGCTACTCCCAGGTCATGAACCCGTTCTACCTGCTGCGCAAGGGCACCATCAGCTGGCGGCGCCTCGGCTACGAGGTGGGCCCGCGCCTGGTGGGCAACGCCTCGCGGTCGGTGGGCCACGCGGAGCGCTCCTGGCGCCGCCGCCGCCTGCTGGGCAACGCCCGGGCCCTGGCCGACCTGGCCCGCGGGCGCTTCACGCCCGAGCGCATCCTCGACCTGCCCCCGGCCTGA
- a CDS encoding glycoside hydrolase family 16 protein encodes MPPPDESASPAEDDAPALRPRERQRTSRRRTAVVASIVALSLVVAGGAWWLLGRPQPPTGDRVTASDGSDVTDEQALLTDGGRARAAWTAGSDPVGAWVQVAFDAPTDVDRVRLVAAEGAPAVTSGLLTLDGGAGVMVTAGSSGSTEVSFPRQRVTSARFTVASGDPGAGLARMLLDDGGDPPAADPSASSGSGGAAGGPLAGVTATASSSRSGSSPDALVDGDLLAQQTGREWRAASTDKQPWVQLAWSAPQLVSAVQVFGPSERMADAAASGSSPLSGTLEFSDGSSVVVSGIEGDDGQPTTVAVAPRTATSVRLVLEENFASASPALREVAVYTAGTTPVRWKAPGDTYEVTPPAAADCGASSSPVGSAPAGELALVCPAVGSEVSGSSATVVVQAAPGAQVTATTQPRQGGPVQTVGTAAAGGDGRATLTVDTSALPAGPFALEVAQGSGSTTSSTSAAPLHLQLVKATGQPVTDAGHAPAGMTLQWQDDFDAPLSVSGTGAGATYAAGKPESWGTSQFGDAVFAAPDTGAGTVATIPGGYLRLRVEPKGDLPVQTPYGQQHVGGLLSSARVGAGGFSAQYGYFEARMLAGAGKGTWPAFWMLNSQAATTDNKTAGEVDAVELYGHDTSFTCHTLHDWGAPDDANSTGSKCLSPQQVQDWAVGWHDYGVRVTPDGAQFSIDGQVVADKRGLGRSGEPFFFLLDMALGGGWPVALDPTGGTSDLYVDWVRAYT; translated from the coding sequence GTGCCGCCCCCCGACGAGTCCGCGTCTCCCGCTGAGGACGACGCGCCCGCGCTGCGCCCCCGCGAGCGCCAGCGCACGAGCCGCCGTCGCACGGCGGTGGTGGCGAGCATCGTGGCGCTGTCGCTGGTGGTGGCCGGGGGTGCGTGGTGGCTGCTCGGGCGGCCGCAGCCGCCGACGGGTGACCGCGTGACCGCCTCGGACGGCAGCGACGTCACCGACGAGCAGGCCCTGCTGACCGACGGCGGGCGGGCGCGCGCCGCGTGGACCGCCGGCAGCGACCCGGTGGGCGCGTGGGTGCAGGTGGCCTTCGACGCCCCCACGGACGTGGACCGGGTGCGCCTGGTGGCGGCCGAGGGCGCCCCGGCGGTGACGTCGGGCCTGCTGACGCTGGACGGCGGGGCGGGCGTCATGGTGACGGCCGGCTCCTCGGGCAGCACCGAGGTGAGCTTCCCGCGGCAGCGGGTGACGTCGGCGCGGTTCACGGTGGCCTCCGGCGACCCCGGCGCGGGGCTGGCCCGGATGCTCCTCGACGACGGCGGCGACCCGCCCGCCGCCGACCCCTCCGCCTCCTCCGGCAGCGGTGGAGCCGCCGGTGGCCCCCTCGCGGGGGTGACGGCCACGGCGTCCTCGTCCCGCTCGGGCTCCTCCCCCGACGCGCTGGTCGACGGCGACCTGCTCGCCCAGCAGACGGGCCGGGAGTGGCGGGCCGCCTCCACGGACAAGCAGCCGTGGGTGCAGCTGGCGTGGTCGGCGCCGCAGCTGGTGAGCGCCGTGCAGGTGTTCGGCCCGTCGGAGCGGATGGCCGACGCCGCCGCCTCGGGCTCGAGCCCGCTCTCGGGGACACTGGAGTTCTCCGACGGCAGCTCGGTGGTGGTCTCCGGCATCGAGGGCGACGACGGGCAGCCGACCACGGTGGCGGTGGCGCCGCGCACGGCGACGTCGGTGCGCCTGGTCCTCGAGGAGAACTTCGCCAGCGCGAGCCCCGCCCTGCGCGAGGTGGCCGTCTACACGGCGGGCACCACGCCCGTGCGGTGGAAGGCACCCGGCGACACCTACGAGGTCACGCCCCCCGCCGCGGCGGACTGCGGCGCCAGCAGCTCACCGGTCGGCTCGGCGCCCGCCGGTGAGCTGGCGCTGGTGTGCCCGGCGGTGGGGTCGGAGGTCAGCGGGTCGAGCGCCACCGTCGTCGTCCAGGCGGCACCGGGGGCGCAGGTCACGGCCACCACGCAGCCCCGGCAGGGCGGCCCGGTGCAGACCGTGGGCACCGCTGCGGCCGGCGGCGACGGCCGCGCCACCCTGACCGTGGACACCTCGGCCCTGCCGGCGGGGCCGTTCGCGCTGGAGGTGGCGCAGGGCAGCGGCAGCACCACCTCCAGCACCAGCGCCGCCCCGCTGCACCTGCAGCTGGTCAAGGCCACCGGCCAGCCGGTCACGGACGCCGGTCACGCGCCGGCGGGCATGACGCTGCAGTGGCAGGACGACTTCGACGCCCCGCTGTCCGTCAGCGGCACCGGCGCGGGCGCGACGTACGCGGCGGGCAAGCCGGAGAGCTGGGGCACGTCGCAGTTCGGCGACGCGGTCTTCGCGGCCCCGGACACCGGCGCGGGCACGGTGGCCACCATCCCCGGCGGCTACCTGCGGCTGCGGGTGGAGCCCAAGGGCGACCTGCCGGTCCAGACCCCGTACGGCCAGCAGCACGTGGGCGGGCTGCTCTCGTCGGCGCGGGTGGGTGCGGGCGGGTTCAGCGCGCAGTACGGCTACTTCGAGGCGCGGATGCTGGCCGGGGCGGGCAAGGGCACGTGGCCGGCGTTCTGGATGCTCAACTCCCAGGCGGCCACCACGGACAACAAGACCGCCGGCGAGGTGGACGCGGTGGAGCTGTACGGCCACGACACGTCCTTCACGTGCCACACGCTGCACGACTGGGGCGCCCCGGACGACGCGAACAGCACGGGGTCGAAGTGCCTGTCCCCGCAGCAGGTGCAGGACTGGGCGGTGGGCTGGCACGACTACGGCGTGCGGGTCACCCCCGACGGCGCGCAGTTCTCCATCGACGGCCAGGTGGTGGCCGACAAGCGCGGGCTGGGCCGCTCCGGGGAGCCGTTCTTCTTCCTGCTCGACATGGCCCTGGGCGGCGGCTGGCCGGTGGCGCTGGACCCGACCGGCGGCACGTCCGACCTCTACGTCGACTGGGTGCGCGCCTACACCTGA
- a CDS encoding glycosyltransferase family 2 protein, translated as MPATPDAPEARVAVILASAGRPDLLAEVVADLARQTLTGFDLVVSVPDTASLPAQPLPPHVRVVHARGLTTQRNAGLDAVPEATHVFFFDDDAVVRPDYLEQAMRFFERHPDVVALTGRVLLDGAVGEAISTTAAAEALAASQTAPLGGQWTPSQTLYGCNFAVKRTGVPHERFDERLPLYGWLEDHDYARRMLRHGLMAKADDCVIVHRGVKSGGRTAHARLGYAQVMNPAYLHHKGSFPPALAWDETMRRVSKNAVLSLGGPEREWRRLRLRGNLLAAADLLRRRFTPERMAQLPPDGR; from the coding sequence GTGCCCGCCACCCCCGACGCCCCCGAAGCCCGCGTCGCCGTGATCCTCGCCTCCGCGGGGCGCCCCGACCTGCTCGCCGAGGTGGTCGCCGACCTGGCCCGGCAGACCCTCACCGGCTTCGACCTGGTGGTCTCCGTGCCCGACACCGCCAGCCTGCCCGCGCAGCCGCTGCCGCCGCACGTGCGCGTGGTCCACGCCCGCGGGCTCACCACGCAGCGCAACGCCGGGCTCGACGCCGTGCCCGAGGCCACCCACGTCTTCTTCTTCGACGACGACGCCGTGGTCCGCCCCGACTACCTCGAGCAGGCCATGCGCTTCTTCGAGCGCCACCCCGACGTCGTCGCCCTCACCGGCCGCGTGCTCCTCGACGGCGCCGTCGGCGAGGCCATCAGCACCACCGCGGCCGCCGAGGCGCTCGCGGCGTCGCAGACCGCGCCGCTCGGCGGGCAGTGGACCCCCAGCCAGACCCTCTACGGCTGCAACTTCGCGGTGAAGCGGACCGGCGTGCCGCACGAGCGGTTCGACGAGCGGCTCCCGCTGTACGGCTGGCTCGAGGACCACGACTACGCCCGCCGCATGCTCCGCCACGGCCTCATGGCCAAGGCCGACGACTGCGTGATCGTGCACCGCGGCGTGAAGTCCGGCGGGCGCACCGCCCACGCCCGGCTCGGGTACGCGCAGGTGATGAACCCCGCCTACCTGCACCACAAGGGCAGCTTCCCCCCTGCCCTGGCCTGGGACGAGACCATGCGCCGCGTCTCCAAGAACGCCGTGCTCTCCCTCGGCGGGCCTGAGCGGGAGTGGCGCCGGCTGCGGCTGCGCGGCAACCTCCTCGCCGCCGCGGACCTGCTGCGCCGCCGGTTCACGCCCGAGCGCATGGCGCAGCTGCCGCCCGACGGCCGCTGA
- a CDS encoding LCP family protein gives MNGVLGPRQDLEDLFEPRPPKPAPPGQTTSRVMVMIMAVVLVVTGAVTAVQLARSTSAIQHLGDPFAPIPAAERPTVAPAAAQALNVLVIGSDSRDSQGDTDDWTRGGQRSDVLAVLHLSADRTNAQVVSIPRDSWVPVPGYGTTKVNAAYSYGGVPLAVHTVEQLTGLRIDHVVAIDFTGFARITDALGGVDICVPETTTDGIGTVPAGCSTMTGDQALSYVRQRKTLPGGDFDRMHRQQNWMRAVLQGVADKGLLQDPARTASVVSTVAAWVRTDDGLSDTQLLSLAWDLRTLGREDVTFLTAPLADPATGMEGSASVVYLDQTAGAQLWAYLKDDDAAAWLAQNPDAALGNTSRPLG, from the coding sequence ATGAACGGGGTCCTCGGACCGCGCCAGGACCTCGAGGACCTCTTCGAGCCCAGGCCGCCGAAGCCGGCACCGCCCGGCCAGACCACCAGCCGCGTCATGGTCATGATCATGGCCGTGGTGCTCGTGGTCACCGGAGCGGTGACCGCCGTCCAGCTGGCGCGCTCGACCTCCGCGATCCAGCACCTGGGCGACCCCTTCGCCCCCATCCCCGCGGCGGAGCGGCCGACGGTGGCCCCCGCCGCGGCCCAGGCCTTGAACGTGCTGGTCATCGGCTCGGACAGCCGCGACTCCCAGGGTGACACCGACGACTGGACCCGCGGCGGCCAGCGCTCCGACGTCCTCGCGGTGCTGCACCTGTCCGCCGACAGAACCAACGCCCAGGTCGTCTCCATCCCCCGCGACTCCTGGGTGCCCGTGCCCGGCTACGGCACCACCAAGGTCAACGCCGCCTACAGCTACGGCGGTGTCCCGCTGGCCGTGCACACCGTGGAGCAGCTCACCGGGCTGCGCATCGACCACGTCGTGGCCATCGACTTCACCGGCTTCGCCCGCATCACCGACGCCCTCGGCGGTGTGGACATCTGCGTGCCCGAGACCACCACCGACGGCATCGGCACCGTCCCCGCCGGCTGCTCCACTATGACCGGCGACCAGGCCCTGTCCTACGTCCGCCAGCGCAAGACCCTGCCCGGCGGAGACTTCGACCGCATGCACCGCCAGCAGAACTGGATGCGCGCGGTCCTGCAGGGCGTCGCCGACAAGGGCCTGCTACAGGACCCCGCCCGCACCGCCTCCGTGGTCAGCACCGTCGCCGCCTGGGTGCGCACCGACGACGGCCTCAGCGACACCCAGCTGCTCTCCCTGGCCTGGGACCTGCGCACCCTCGGACGCGAGGACGTCACCTTCCTCACCGCTCCCCTGGCCGACCCCGCCACCGGCATGGAGGGCTCCGCATCCGTCGTCTACCTCGACCAGACCGCAGGGGCCCAGCTGTGGGCCTACCTCAAGGACGACGACGCCGCCGCCTGGCTCGCGCAGAACCCCGACGCCGCCCTCGGCAACACCAGTCGGCCATTAGGTTAA
- a CDS encoding glycosyltransferase, translating into MGRLPRDGKFLLVASTGGHLAQLNIIAELLGAGPDSHWVTFQNHQSRSLVGDRPHTYVEYIGPRQFRKTIKAIPDLSKVIRSRQWDAVISTGAAIAVPALGIGASMGLPAYYIESVSRLDGPSLTGKIMAKLPGVQTFTQHQTWSSKRWPYELSVFDKFHPKVIDIRDKTLSETQPQRIFVTLGTIQPYRFDSLIDAVCASTVAKSADITWQLGCSERPDLPGHPLRELSQADFAERSLEADLVVTHAGVATCLQLVAAGIHPIVVPRRMSRHEHVDDHQQQIAKELARRKLCTYVEVDDLEGAIARALAAQR; encoded by the coding sequence GTGGGACGACTGCCGCGCGACGGAAAATTCCTTTTGGTGGCAAGCACGGGGGGACATCTGGCTCAGCTCAACATTATCGCGGAGTTACTGGGAGCTGGACCTGATTCGCATTGGGTCACATTCCAGAACCATCAAAGTCGAAGCCTCGTAGGCGATAGGCCACATACCTACGTCGAATACATTGGTCCGCGACAGTTTCGCAAGACGATCAAAGCCATCCCCGATCTTTCTAAGGTCATTCGGAGCAGGCAGTGGGATGCCGTTATATCTACCGGGGCCGCCATTGCGGTGCCCGCACTTGGAATAGGCGCCTCCATGGGGCTTCCCGCTTACTACATTGAAAGCGTCTCACGCCTCGACGGTCCGTCCTTGACGGGGAAAATTATGGCGAAACTTCCCGGCGTACAGACTTTTACCCAGCACCAGACATGGAGCTCAAAAAGGTGGCCATACGAGCTAAGCGTTTTTGATAAATTTCACCCAAAGGTCATCGATATCCGAGATAAGACGCTATCCGAGACACAGCCACAGCGCATCTTTGTCACACTAGGAACTATACAGCCTTACAGATTCGATAGCTTGATCGACGCCGTATGTGCATCGACAGTTGCGAAATCAGCCGACATCACCTGGCAACTCGGCTGCTCCGAGCGCCCAGATCTACCAGGGCATCCGCTAAGAGAGCTTAGCCAAGCCGATTTCGCAGAAAGGTCACTTGAGGCCGATCTCGTGGTCACACACGCGGGCGTCGCAACTTGCCTGCAACTTGTCGCTGCCGGCATACACCCCATCGTCGTACCGCGACGCATGTCGAGGCACGAGCATGTCGACGACCATCAGCAGCAGATAGCGAAGGAACTAGCTCGTCGAAAGTTATGCACCTATGTGGAGGTCGATGATCTCGAGGGTGCAATAGCTAGAGCGCTGGCTGCCCAACGATAG
- a CDS encoding glycosyltransferase family 4 protein has protein sequence MLSESHVKALRLQSKRVQVIPNDIARPNEVLPMLVRGRRAIFLGEVSRRKGVDLLLQAWSAAETAGWQLEIYGEIKDEDLFDQFPELQGHYKGYASGPLVNGLLSQASIFVLPSRAEAFSMAVVEAMANGCSLIVTDVGAIQEMIAAEAYGQIVPGNDWRSLSSLMTRQMASTQDREDFALSNREASKRFDQETVNLAWVETYFNR, from the coding sequence GTGTTGTCCGAGAGCCACGTGAAGGCATTGCGTTTGCAGAGCAAGCGAGTGCAGGTCATCCCGAATGACATCGCACGTCCAAACGAGGTACTCCCCATGCTCGTGAGGGGCCGACGGGCAATCTTCCTAGGCGAAGTCTCGCGCCGGAAAGGAGTAGACCTCCTTCTGCAGGCCTGGAGCGCGGCCGAGACCGCCGGGTGGCAACTAGAAATCTACGGGGAGATCAAGGACGAGGATCTATTTGACCAATTTCCTGAGCTGCAAGGACACTACAAAGGGTACGCCTCAGGCCCTTTGGTGAATGGGCTTCTCAGTCAAGCGTCAATCTTCGTACTGCCCTCCCGGGCGGAGGCATTCTCTATGGCCGTGGTTGAGGCTATGGCAAACGGTTGCTCTTTAATTGTCACCGATGTGGGGGCTATCCAAGAGATGATCGCCGCAGAAGCCTACGGACAGATAGTTCCCGGGAACGATTGGCGTTCTTTGAGTTCCCTCATGACCCGCCAGATGGCTAGTACTCAGGACCGCGAAGATTTTGCGCTATCGAACCGGGAGGCAAGCAAGCGCTTCGACCAGGAGACGGTGAACCTAGCCTGGGTCGAGACGTACTTCAATCGCTAA
- a CDS encoding acyltransferase — protein MHPVSPEEMVMKRVLVACLYYGLLQHLPSSFAPIVGRHCSRARAWAVSCMAAKAGGDLDISRKVDIGLARNLSIGRGSGLGIGVELHGPVVIGTDTMISPGVLIHTRNHAMTDVRQPMKYQGYGSVRPVTIGNDVWVGARAILLPGVSIGSGAVIGAGAVVSKDVPNYAVAVGNPARVVRSRLIDGGQLSD, from the coding sequence ATGCATCCGGTTTCACCCGAGGAGATGGTGATGAAGCGAGTCCTAGTTGCTTGCCTCTACTACGGTTTACTGCAGCACCTTCCCTCTAGTTTTGCGCCGATCGTCGGTAGGCACTGTTCCCGGGCTCGGGCATGGGCAGTCAGTTGTATGGCGGCGAAGGCTGGAGGCGACTTGGATATAAGCCGGAAGGTTGATATCGGTTTGGCGCGTAACCTGTCGATTGGTCGGGGGTCTGGCCTGGGGATCGGGGTAGAACTACATGGCCCAGTGGTAATAGGCACCGATACGATGATCTCTCCTGGCGTGCTGATTCATACTCGTAATCATGCGATGACTGACGTCAGGCAGCCAATGAAGTATCAAGGATATGGAAGCGTAAGGCCGGTCACTATCGGGAATGATGTCTGGGTGGGCGCGCGAGCGATTCTTCTTCCCGGTGTATCGATCGGATCGGGCGCGGTAATTGGGGCCGGCGCCGTGGTGTCTAAAGACGTGCCGAATTACGCAGTAGCCGTGGGCAATCCCGCGCGCGTGGTCCGTAGTCGTTTGATTGATGGTGGTCAGCTTAGCGATTGA
- a CDS encoding MATE family efflux transporter produces MIAVNMFAPAVALVSSPLLARALGPDGRGLYAALTVPLILAGTLGTLGMQDSLTYHVANKLLSVRGALKFALWWIAPASILTVICTGAYGFYLFSSESLVRGTFFILLAAVPFQIALNLLAGIATGSRNFSSIYVIQIASPLLRLGFLVSLLGLVIGKPEIAAAIFFAPSILLVPLVWRRVRREHNPKTEDRASRKEAGRYALAAFPGVLATLSTARLDQLLALPLIGASQLGIYASAVALAELPLVVALAARTLSLSAPGENPAVSQTRLLRNSFFLTSLTCFFLWVAAPTIIPTLFGTDFTGAIEPCRILLTGSLLYAVASTCTGILLRAGRPKTQSTLLILSAGLGVIGLFALAPYGAVGAALASSLSYAAVSIVALACVLALPGFSVRLLTRVFLFR; encoded by the coding sequence ATGATTGCTGTGAACATGTTCGCGCCAGCTGTTGCCCTTGTCTCCAGTCCATTGTTGGCGCGAGCTTTGGGACCAGATGGCCGCGGACTATATGCCGCTCTAACGGTCCCACTAATTCTTGCAGGCACCCTTGGGACCTTAGGCATGCAGGACTCGCTGACTTATCATGTCGCTAACAAACTGCTCTCTGTTCGGGGCGCGCTTAAATTCGCTCTGTGGTGGATTGCCCCAGCGTCCATACTGACTGTCATTTGCACAGGCGCTTACGGCTTTTACCTATTCTCGTCCGAATCTTTGGTACGCGGAACTTTCTTCATCCTACTCGCGGCGGTTCCTTTTCAGATTGCTTTGAATCTGTTGGCAGGTATTGCGACAGGCTCACGAAACTTCTCGTCGATTTACGTCATACAGATTGCATCCCCCCTGCTTCGTCTTGGATTTCTCGTCTCGCTGCTTGGCCTAGTGATTGGAAAGCCTGAGATTGCGGCAGCGATATTCTTCGCGCCATCCATTCTTCTCGTCCCACTAGTCTGGCGCCGGGTTCGTAGAGAACATAATCCCAAGACGGAAGATAGAGCGAGCCGTAAAGAAGCCGGGCGCTACGCCCTTGCGGCATTCCCGGGCGTTCTGGCGACGCTGTCGACGGCTCGTCTAGACCAGCTACTTGCGCTTCCCTTGATTGGCGCGTCCCAGCTCGGAATTTACGCTAGCGCTGTGGCACTGGCGGAGCTACCGTTGGTTGTCGCTCTCGCCGCCCGCACCTTGAGCCTCAGTGCCCCCGGCGAAAATCCGGCGGTATCCCAGACGCGTCTTTTGAGAAACTCGTTCTTCTTGACGAGTCTTACATGCTTTTTTCTTTGGGTTGCGGCGCCGACGATCATTCCGACGCTATTCGGGACAGACTTCACTGGGGCAATTGAGCCGTGCCGGATCCTTCTGACTGGCTCGCTCCTTTATGCAGTCGCCTCCACCTGTACAGGGATACTGTTACGGGCCGGACGCCCCAAGACTCAATCAACTCTCTTGATCTTATCTGCCGGACTTGGCGTGATAGGACTCTTCGCACTTGCTCCCTACGGTGCTGTAGGTGCCGCTCTTGCCAGTTCTTTGAGCTACGCGGCAGTATCCATTGTCGCGCTCGCTTGTGTACTTGCCCTCCCCGGCTTCAGTGTCCGCTTGCTCACGAGGGTGTTTCTATTTCGATAG
- a CDS encoding O-antigen ligase family protein produces the protein MNPAVLVEALGQRISLAAGAALLCSLLVFVVRALTTRGAKQVSTLPLFLALPLATVWASSVLTGESLNYFVLASFVLVPAFWLFRRAGEEDFDVFGYLALAVGGLSLILAFSVPDVALVVSGVSEDKPLLFGTLLAGPFTQSNVLGLFLVAGLPFTLELRRRRSRWLGGALIVWALLWTGSRTSLTAAACVVGIVTICHWRRRLALVLSITALAVCSFLMIFLPFTVNRLSDYSGRGSIWRESLKAFSEHPLLGGGPRFYLVSQTYNNSLGPAAFHGHNTFVHTISTTGIVGLLALSTFFLVATLVAIRFFADGRSGPLLFLVVLAVTSVYETSLAFDNLAWILRLAPLLVLLNIASRKRTGYGKSHWAPASTGGSSELSR, from the coding sequence ATGAATCCCGCGGTGTTGGTCGAGGCATTGGGGCAGCGGATCTCTCTGGCGGCTGGGGCCGCTCTTCTATGCAGCTTGCTGGTTTTTGTTGTTCGCGCTCTGACGACTCGGGGCGCCAAACAGGTATCGACTCTCCCACTTTTCCTGGCGTTACCGCTGGCCACCGTTTGGGCCTCGAGTGTCTTGACGGGCGAGTCACTGAACTACTTTGTTCTAGCGTCCTTTGTCCTGGTTCCTGCATTTTGGCTCTTCCGGCGAGCAGGCGAAGAAGATTTCGATGTTTTTGGATACCTAGCCCTCGCAGTAGGCGGTCTGTCCCTGATCCTAGCTTTCTCCGTGCCGGACGTTGCCCTCGTGGTCTCGGGGGTTAGCGAGGACAAGCCCCTGTTATTTGGAACACTTTTGGCCGGTCCTTTCACCCAGTCGAACGTTCTGGGGTTATTCCTGGTTGCGGGGCTCCCATTTACCCTAGAATTACGACGTCGGCGGAGTCGATGGCTTGGCGGTGCGCTGATCGTCTGGGCATTACTATGGACAGGTTCGCGTACTTCTTTGACAGCAGCAGCTTGTGTCGTTGGAATCGTGACAATTTGTCACTGGCGGCGGCGGCTGGCGTTGGTCCTGTCTATCACGGCTCTGGCGGTATGTAGTTTTCTAATGATCTTCCTACCGTTCACAGTCAATCGGCTTTCCGATTACTCCGGAAGAGGCTCGATATGGCGAGAAAGCCTGAAGGCCTTTTCCGAACATCCGTTACTTGGTGGAGGACCTAGGTTCTACCTTGTCAGTCAAACGTACAACAATAGTCTAGGGCCGGCTGCCTTTCATGGCCATAATACGTTTGTTCATACTATTTCTACGACTGGCATTGTTGGGCTGCTCGCACTTTCGACTTTTTTTCTTGTGGCAACATTGGTGGCGATCAGGTTTTTCGCAGATGGCCGATCCGGCCCCTTGCTCTTCTTAGTGGTACTAGCTGTTACATCCGTGTACGAAACCTCCCTGGCTTTCGACAACTTGGCTTGGATACTGAGGCTTGCACCACTTCTGGTGCTCCTAAACATCGCTTCCCGTAAAAGGACGGGTTATGGGAAGAGTCATTGGGCACCTGCGAGCACGGGAGGTTCGAGTGAGCTATCGCGATAA
- a CDS encoding serine O-acetyltransferase produces MGRVIGHLRAREVRVSYRDKESACQYNYWLQDWRANAGRPQFQVLLLLFRVAQDLRRKQYFAAPLASFVYRAYALAVCSVDLPTSTEVGSGLAIHHGFGLTVNAKTVLGRDVVLRQGVTLGSTWPSGGAPHVGDGVSFGPQSVALGDIKIGSAVIIGAGAVVVKSIPAGRTVVGNPAKQLGERDSPEPGGVPCE; encoded by the coding sequence ATGGGAAGAGTCATTGGGCACCTGCGAGCACGGGAGGTTCGAGTGAGCTATCGCGATAAAGAATCCGCTTGTCAGTACAATTATTGGCTACAGGACTGGCGGGCGAACGCTGGTCGCCCTCAATTTCAAGTCCTATTGCTGTTGTTCCGTGTCGCTCAGGATTTACGTCGGAAGCAGTACTTTGCCGCTCCGTTGGCATCGTTCGTGTACCGCGCGTACGCACTTGCTGTCTGCTCGGTCGACCTCCCTACGTCGACAGAGGTTGGTAGTGGATTGGCGATCCACCACGGTTTTGGTTTGACCGTTAACGCTAAGACGGTACTGGGAAGAGACGTGGTGTTACGCCAAGGTGTGACGCTCGGATCTACCTGGCCCTCTGGTGGCGCTCCGCATGTGGGAGACGGGGTAAGTTTTGGCCCACAATCAGTCGCGCTTGGAGACATCAAAATTGGCTCTGCGGTGATCATTGGCGCCGGGGCGGTCGTCGTGAAGTCAATCCCTGCAGGAAGGACGGTCGTCGGGAACCCGGCCAAGCAACTAGGGGAGAGGGATTCTCCAGAGCCGGGAGGCGTGCCGTGCGAGTAG